A window of the Gossypium hirsutum isolate 1008001.06 chromosome A05, Gossypium_hirsutum_v2.1, whole genome shotgun sequence genome harbors these coding sequences:
- the LOC107958873 gene encoding protein indeterminate-domain 7, with protein MMKGLVVDESISNLTSTSGEVSASTNQEPLSKKKRNLPGNPDPETEVIALSPKTLLATNRFICEICNKGFQRDQNLQLHRRGHNLPWKLKQRTNKEVVRKKVYVCPETTCVHHHPSRALGDLTGIKKHFCRKHGEKKWKCEKCSKRYAVQSDWKSHSKICGTREYRCDCGNLFSRRDSFITHRAFCDALAEETARAITAANQPGSSVSHINMTNLESQPLLHGYALHAPSLNRDQDQRFNARVEAAGPDSGPPSINLSSSPFLLGHPLPHDENPSQNPSSTTLLPFQAPPASPHTSATALLQKAAQMGVTLSKPLQSPVVSMQRPYYYHHQAHMCGSTTFATSRARGLSAREELGSKFTHSLSSFGNKAGVTPGFLEQVANATKSSAVAGAGAAAPSSLLHDMMTSLSCTSELEGSSSFEQSFNGTWITKRNSNNFQENYIDRRNFSETKQSQSCRSDNHEGKGSGSSSNNIGGNDRLTRDFLGLKAFPHTDIPNLVGLNHHINSSSAYGQPNQHSETPWQG; from the exons ATGATGAAAGGTTTGGTGGTGGATGAGAGTATTTCGAATTTGACTTCAACATCTGGTGAAGTAAGTGCTTCGACAAATCAAGAACCATTatcaaagaagaagagaaatctaCCAGGCAACCCag ACCCAGAGACTGAAGTCATAGCTTTGTCTCCCAAGACACTGCTTGCAACAAATAGATTTATATGTGAGATCTGTAACAAAGGGTTTCAAAGAGATCAGAATCTTCAGCTTCATAGAAGAGGACATAACTTGCCATGGAAACTAAAGCAAAGAACAAACAAGGAAGTGGTGAGGAAGAAGGTATATGTATGTCCAGAGACAACATGCGTGCACCATCACCCATCTAGGGCTCTTGGTGACCTCACGGGAATCAAGAAGCACTTTTGCAGAAAACATGGGGAGAAGAAATGGAAGTGTGAGAAGTGTTCAAAGCGTTATGCTGTTCAATCTGACTGGAAATCTCATTCCAAAATTTGTGGCACCAGAGAGTATAGATGTGACTGTGGGAACCTTTTCTCCAG GAGGGACAGTTTCATCACTCACAGAGCGTTTTGCGATGCTTTAGCTGAAGAGACTGCAAGAGCAATTACAGCTGCAAACCAACCTGGTTCTTCTGTTTCACACATAAATATGACCAATCTAGAATCCCAACCCCTACTCCATGGCTATGCCCTCCATGCACCATCTTTGAATAGAGACCAAGATCAACGTTTCAATGCAAGAGTAGAAGCTGCTGGGCCTGATTCTGGTCCCCCCTCAATAAATCTTTCATCATCACCATTTCTTTTAGGCCACCCACTGCCACATGACGAAAACCCTAGCCAAAACCCTAGTTCTACTACACTTCTTCCATTCCAAGCTCCGCCAGCTTCTCCACACACGTCTGCAACCGCACTCCTACAAAAAGCAGCTCAAATGGGGGTGACTTTGAGCAAGCCCTTACAATCACCAGTAGTATCCATGCAAAGACCTTACTACTACCACCACCAGGCTCACATGTGTGGTTCCACAACTTTTGCCACGTCTAGAGCTAGGGGTTTGTCGGCACGTGAAGAGTTGGGAAGTAAGTTCACCCATAGTTTGTCATCTTTTGGGAATAAAGCTGGTGTCACCCCTGGTTTCTTGGAACAGGTGGCTAATGCAACAAAGAGTAGTGCAGTTGCTGGAGCCGGTGCTGCAGCTCCTAGTTCTCTACTCCATGATATGATGACTTCTTTATCTTGTACAAGTGAGCTAGAAGGGTCTTCATCTTTTGAACAGTCTTTCAATGGGACATGGATCACCAAAAGAAACAGCaataattttcaagaaaattatatCGATCGTCGTAATTTCTCAGAAACAAAACAATCCCAATCATGCAGAAGTGATAATCATGAAGGTAAAGGAAGTGGTAGTAGTAGTAATAACATAGGAGGGAACGATAGGTTGACAAGAGATTTCTTGGGTCTTAAAGCTTTCCCACATACAGATATCCCCAACTTAGTAGGGCTTAATCATCACATAAATTCTTCTTCAGCATATGGGCAACCGAATCAGCACAGTGAAACACCATGGCAAGGTTAG
- the LOC107958875 gene encoding uncharacterized protein isoform X2, whose amino-acid sequence MTSVEERRIVIRNSHGENLVGILLETGSKDLVIICHGFQSKKERIPMVTLATTLGREGISAFRFDFAGNGESEGSFMYGNYRREAEDLRAVVRHFRKNQRLITAIVGHSKGGNVVLLYSSKYNDLPTVINISGRFHLEKGMEGRLGKDFLQRIKQNGFIDVKNREGQFEYRVTQESLMDRLTTDIRAACLSIDQNCRVLTIHGSMDKIVPAKDALEFARFIRNHKLHIIEGADHEYTAHQDELATVVLDFVKAVREDRNSAERLQSCERAVNFIKARI is encoded by the exons ATGACTTCAG TAGAAGAGCGGAGAATTGTAATCCGAAACAGTCATGGGGAAAACCTTGTTGGAATTTTACTCGAAACTGGTTCTAAGGATCTTGTCATCATTTGCCACGGTTTTCAATCCAAAAAG GAACGAATACCCATGGTGACTCTTGCCACTACTTTGGGAAGAGAGGGAATCAGTGCTTTCCGCTTTGACTTTGCTGGGAACGG GGAAAGTGAAGGTTCCTTTATGTATGGTAACTACCGCAGAGAAGCCGAAGATTTACGAGCTGTCGTCCGACATTTTCGCAAGAACCAACGTCTAATAACTGCAATTGTTGGCCACAGTAAAG GGGGGAATGTGGTGCTTCTCTATTCTTCAAAGTACAATGATTTACCCACCGTCATCAATATTTCCGGCCGGTtccatttggagaaaggcatggAAGGTCGATTGGGTAAAGATTTTTTACAAAGAATCAAGCAGAATGGGTTTATTGATGTTAAGAATAGAGAAG GACAGTTTGAATATCGTGTAACTCAAGAAAGTTTGATGGACCGATTAACCACCGACATTCGTGCAGCATGTCTATCGATTGATCAAAATTGCAG GGTATTAACCATTCATGGGTCCATGGATAAAATTGTACCAGCCAAAGATGCCCTGGAATTTGCCAGGTTTATACGAAATCACAAGCTGCACATAATTGAAGGAGCTGATCATGAGTATACTGCACACCAGGATGAGTTAGCTACAGTTGTGCTCGATTTTGTAAAGGCAGTTCGTGAAGACAGAAACTCCGCTGAACGTCTGCAATCATGCGAGAGAGCAGTTAATTTCATCAAAGCTCGAATCTGA
- the LOC107958875 gene encoding uncharacterized protein isoform X1, with translation MTSVEERRIVIRNSHGENLVGILLETGSKDLVIICHGFQSKKERIPMVTLATTLGREGISAFRFDFAGNGESEGSFMYGNYRREAEDLRAVVRHFRKNQRLITAIVGHSKGFLQGGMWCFSILQSTMIYPPSSIFPAGSIWRKAWKVDWVKIFYKESSRMGLLMLRIEKFEYRVTQESLMDRLTTDIRAACLSIDQNCRVLTIHGSMDKIVPAKDALEFARFIRNHKLHIIEGADHEYTAHQDELATVVLDFVKAVREDRNSAERLQSCERAVNFIKARI, from the exons ATGACTTCAG TAGAAGAGCGGAGAATTGTAATCCGAAACAGTCATGGGGAAAACCTTGTTGGAATTTTACTCGAAACTGGTTCTAAGGATCTTGTCATCATTTGCCACGGTTTTCAATCCAAAAAG GAACGAATACCCATGGTGACTCTTGCCACTACTTTGGGAAGAGAGGGAATCAGTGCTTTCCGCTTTGACTTTGCTGGGAACGG GGAAAGTGAAGGTTCCTTTATGTATGGTAACTACCGCAGAGAAGCCGAAGATTTACGAGCTGTCGTCCGACATTTTCGCAAGAACCAACGTCTAATAACTGCAATTGTTGGCCACAGTAAAG GGTTCCTGCAGGGGGGAATGTGGTGCTTCTCTATTCTTCAAAGTACAATGATTTACCCACCGTCATCAATATTTCCGGCCGGTtccatttggagaaaggcatggAAGGTCGATTGGGTAAAGATTTTTTACAAAGAATCAAGCAGAATGGGTTTATTGATGTTAAGAATAGAGAAG TTTGAATATCGTGTAACTCAAGAAAGTTTGATGGACCGATTAACCACCGACATTCGTGCAGCATGTCTATCGATTGATCAAAATTGCAG GGTATTAACCATTCATGGGTCCATGGATAAAATTGTACCAGCCAAAGATGCCCTGGAATTTGCCAGGTTTATACGAAATCACAAGCTGCACATAATTGAAGGAGCTGATCATGAGTATACTGCACACCAGGATGAGTTAGCTACAGTTGTGCTCGATTTTGTAAAGGCAGTTCGTGAAGACAGAAACTCCGCTGAACGTCTGCAATCATGCGAGAGAGCAGTTAATTTCATCAAAGCTCGAATCTGA
- the LOC107958874 gene encoding UDP-sulfoquinovose synthase, chloroplastic, translating to MAHLMSTSCSIKISSSYRPCGQPLNQDRTVLPNSFTIKTSKSPFKRLVSKGQRAGRSCLVLATAAPVSKEVSANPRSGSDQSPNDSSKPQRVMVIGGDGYCGWATALHLSNKGYKVAIVDSLVRRLFDHQLGLDSLTPISSIHNRLRCWKAITGKTIELYIGDICDFEFLSETFNSFEPDVVVHFGEQRSAPYSMIDRSRAVFTQKNNVIGTLNVLFAIKEFREECHLVKLGTMGEYGTPNIDIEEGYITISHNGRTDTLPYPKQASSFYHLSKVHDSNNIAFTCKAWGIRATDLNQGVVYGVKTDETSMHEQLCNRLDYDGVFGTALNRFCVQAAVGHPLTVYGKGGQTRGYLDIRDTVQCVELAIANPAKPGEFRVFNQFTEQFSVNELAALVTKAGQKLGLDVQTISVPNPRVEAEEHYYNAKHTKLIELGLKPHLLSDSLLDSLLNFAIEFKDRVDTKQIMPSVSWKKIGVKPQTVPAN from the exons ATGGCACATTTGATGTCAACTTCATGCTCAATAAAGATCTCCTCTAGCTACAGACCTTGTGGTCAACCTCTAAATCAGGATCGAACCGTACTTCCTAACTCTTTTACCATTAAGACTTCCAAGTCACCCTTCAAAAGGCTCGTTTCGAAAGGGCAGAGGGCAGGAAGGAGTTGTCTGGTTCTTGCAACTGCTGCCCCTGTGAGCAAAGAAGTTTCAGCAAATCCCAGGTCTGGTTCTGATCAGTCCCCAAATGATTCTTCAAAGCCTCAGCGGGTCATGGTTATTGGCGGGGATGGCTACTGTGGTTGGGCTACAGCCCTTCACCTGTCCAATAAAGGTTACAAGGTTGCTATTGTGGATAGCCTTGTTCGACGACTCTTTGACCACCAGCTTGGTCTTGACTCCTTAACACCCATTTCCTCCATCCATAACCGACTCCGTTGTTGGAAAGCTATAACTGGGAAGACAATTGAACTTTACATTGGTGATATTTGTGACTTTGAGTTCTTATCTGAAACCTTCAACTCGTTTGAACCTGATGTTGTTGTCCATTTTGGAGAGCAGCGGTCTGCTCCATATTCAATGATTGATCGATCACGAGCTGTGTTTACTCAGAAAAATAATGTGATTGGAACGCTTAATGTTCTTTTTGCAATAAAGGAATTCAGAGAAGAGTGCCATCTTGTAAAGCTTGGAACAATGGGAGAGTATGGAACTCCCAACATAGATATCGAAGAGGGTTATATAACTATTAGTCACAATGGAAGGACTGATACTTTACCTTATCCAAAGCAAGCTAGCTCCTTTTATCACCTCAGTAAGGTTCATGATTCAAATAATATAGCCTTCACTTGCAAGGCCTGGGGGATCAGAGCCACTGATCTGAATCAAGGAGTGGTTTATGGGGTTAAGACCGATGAGACTTCAATGCATGAACAGCTGTGTAACAGGTTAGATTATGATGGAGTATTTGGAACAGCATTGAATCGGTTTTGTGTTCAGGCTGCTGTCGGTCATCCTCTAACAGTCTATGGGAAAGGAGGCCAG aCTAGGGGTTACCTTGACATCAGAGATACAGTTCAATGCGTGGAACTTGCCATTGCAAATCCAGCAAAACCTGGTGAATTTCGGGTGTTCAATCAATTCACCGAGCAGTTTTCCGTCAATGAACTGGCCGCCCTTGTAACAAAAGCAGGACAGAAGCTTGGACTTGACGTGCAAACCATATCTGTGCCCAACCCAAGAGTTGAGGCAGAGGAACATTATTACAATGCAAAGCATACTAAACTCATTGAGCTGGGACTAAAACCACATCTCCTCTCAGATTCTCTTCTCGACTCATTGCTCAACTTTGCTATCGAGTTCAAGGATCGCGTTGACACAAAACAGATTATGCCCAGCGtttcatggaaaaaaattggGGTGAAGCCACAGACTGTACCAGCTAATTAG
- the LOC107958876 gene encoding acyl-lipid (9-3)-desaturase, with amino-acid sequence MAESKRYISQTELENHQKPGDLWISIQGKIYDVTEWSREHPGGALPLLNLAGQDATDAFVAYHPGLAWQYLDKFFTGYYLKDYSVSEVSKDFRKLAAEFSKMGLFEKKEHGTGILLCIIALLFSISVYGVLCSNSALVHLLSGALLGFSWIQSGWIGHDSGHYQVMSSRKFNRVAQILTGNCLAGISIGWWKWNHNAHHIACNSLEFDPDLQHMPIFAVSSKLFNSLTSYFYERKMNFDSIARFLVSYQHWTFYPVMCFARINLFAQSFLFLFSERKVPNRGQEILGILVYWTWFPLLVSCLPNWGERLMFVVASFAVTGIQHVQFCLNHFSSSVYVGPPSGNNWFEKQTDGTLDIVCSSWMDWFHGGLQFQIEHHLFPRLPRCHLRKVSPFVQELCKKHNLQYDTASFWKANVMTIETLRSAALQARILSNPVPKNLVLEAVKTHG; translated from the coding sequence ATGGCAGAGTCCAAGAGGTATATTTCTCAAACAGAGCTTGAAAACCACCAAAAACCAGGAGATCTATGGATCTCTATACAGGGAAAGATCTACGATGTCACTGAATGGAGTCGAGAACACCCTGGAGGAGCACTTCCTTTGCTGAATCTGGCTGGCCAAGATGCCACCGATGCCTTTGTAGCCTATCATCCTGGCTTAGCTTGGCAATATCTTGACAAGTTCTTTACCGGGTATTATCTCAAAGATTACTCTGTCTCCGAGGTATCCAAAGATTTCAGAAAACTTGCTGCTGAGTTTTCAAAAATGGGTCTTTTTGAAAAGAAGGAACACGGGACAGGCATTTTGCTTTGCATCATAGCATTGCTGTTTTCTATCAGTGTTTACGGTGTTTTATGCTCTAACAGCGCTTTGGTGCATCTCCTTTCGGGTGCTTTACTGGGATTCTCATGGATACAGAGTGGGTGGATTGGACATGATTCCGGGCATTACCAAGTTATGTCAAGCAGAAAATTCAACAGGGTTGCTCAGATCCTTACTGGGAATTGCCTTGCAGGGATCAGTATTGGTTGGTGGAAATGGAACCACAATGCTCACCACATTGCTTGTAACAGTCTCGAATTCGATCCAGACCTTCAACACATGCCAATATTCGCGGTATCTTCAAAGCTTTTTAATTCACTCACATCTTATTTCTACGAAAGGAAGATGAATTTTGATTCCATTGCTAGGTTCTTGGTTAGTTACCAGCACTGGACATTTTATCCTGTAATGTGTTTTGCTAGGATCAATCTATTTGCACAGTCATTCCTTTTCTTGTTTTCTGAGAGGAAGGTACCAAATAGGGGTCAAGAGATTTTGGGGATTCTTGTTTATTGGACTTGGTTTCCCCTACTAGTTTCTTGTTTGCCTAATTGGGGTGAGAGATTAATGTTTGTGGTTGCCAGTTTTGCTGTAACTGGTATCCAACATGTTCAGTTCTGTTTGAACCATTTCTCTTCAAGTGTTTATGTTGGACCACCTAGTGGAAACAATTGGTTTGAGAAGCAAACTGATGGGACACTTGATATAGTATGTTCATCATGGATGGATTGGTTCCATGGTGGTTTACAGTTCCAGATTGAGCACCATTTGTTTCCAAGGTTGCCAAGGTGCCATCTCAGGAAAGTTTCCCCATTCGTTCAGGAGCTGTGCAAGAAACACAACTTACAGTACGATACCGCTTCGTTTTGGAAGGCTAATGTAATGACGATCGAGACCCTTCGATCAGCCGCCTTGCAGGCAAGGATTCTCAGCAACCCAGTTCCAAAGAACTTAGTGTTGGAAGCAGTAAAAACTCATGGTTGA
- the LOC107958878 gene encoding NDR1/HIN1-like protein 13, whose translation MSEKVFPSAKPAATAFPPAVNGGAPVNTNGTTANGGTTKSHLYNPTSRPPYRPQPYHRRHRPRRNYCCCCCFWTILIILILALLVAIAGSVFYVLYRPNRPSYTLASLRIHRLNLTTTSDSSSSHLSSLFNLTISSKNPNSHLSFSYDPFVVSCVSSNSDVFIGNGTLPAFVSNSKNETTFRGVVVTTSIDLDAETVNNLRPDLKKKNGILLKVQMDTKVTVKMGGLKSKKVGIRVSCDGVKGVLPKGKSPSLANVSGAKCKVDLRIKIWRWTF comes from the coding sequence ATGTCGGAGAAAGTCTTCCCTTCCGCCAAGCCAGCCGCTACGGCGTTTCCGCCTGCTGTCAACGGCGGAGCTCCAGTGAATACGAATGGTACAACAGCCAACGGTGGCACGACAAAATCCCACCTTTATAATCCAACTTCTCGTCCACCTTACCGTCCACAACCCTATCACCGTCGCCACCGTCCCCGGCGGAACTATTGTTGCTGCTGCTGTTTCTGGACTATCCTTATAATTCTCATCCTTGCTCTTTTGGTAGCCATAGCTGGTTCCGTGTTTTACGTCCTTTACCGCCCTAATCGACCTTCGTATACCCTTGCTTCCCTCCGTATCCACCGCTTGAACTTAACAACCACCTCCGATTCCTCTTCCTCTCATCTGTCATCCCTTTTCAACTTAACTATTTCCTCCAAAAATCCCAACTCCCACCTTTCCTTCTCTTACGACCCTTTCGTCGTTTCATGCGTGTCGAGCAACAGTGATGTTTTTATAGGCAACGGGACATTACCCGCTTTCGTGAGTAACAGCAAAAACGAGACAACTTTCAGAGGGGTGGTGGTAACAACATCAATTGATCTAGATGCAGAGACGGTCAACAATTTGAGACCGGATCTGAAGAAGAAGAATGGGATCTTGTTGAAAGTTCAGATGGATACTAAAGTGACAGTGAAAATGGGTGGATTGAAGAGCAAGAAAGTTGGGATCAGGGTTTCGTGTGATGGGGTTAAAGGGGTCCTTCCAAAAGGTAAATCGCCATCGCTGGCTAATGTTTCTGGAGCCAAGTGTAAGGTTGATCTCCGAATCAAGATCTGGAGATGGACTTTTTAA
- the LOC107958877 gene encoding zinc transporter 4, chloroplastic encodes MFFIEDIWPLCCTDSFGSKARFFSESLSQTITDSMSNVSCQSSEQEICRDESAALKLKPIAIASILVAGVAGIAIPLIGKHRMFLRTDGSLFVATKAFAAGVILATGFVHMLADGNEALANPCLPEHPWSKFPFSGFFAMIASLLTLLVDFVGTQYYERKQGLGRGNTGESGRVESVESDSEFGTVPVLEGRDLHAKVFGAEEGGGMHIVGMHAHAAHHRHSHPHGQDGCDWLLRSRGHEEGHQQGHSHGHGHDFGVEDGDNGRRHVVVSQILELGIVSHSVIIGLSLGVSQSPCTVRPLIAALSFHQFFEGFALGGCISQAQFKTLSAAIMACFFAITTPVGIVIGTAIASSYNPYSPAGLLTEGILDSLSAGILVYMALVDLIAADFLSKTMSCNFRLQLLSYLMLFLGAGLMSSLAIWA; translated from the exons ATGTTCTTCATTGAG GATATCTGGCCGCTCTGCTGCACTGATTCCTTCGGATCAAAGGCTAGGTTTTTCTCAG AGTCCCTTTCGCAGACAATAACAGATTCAATGAGCAACGTAAGCTGCCAGTCGTCGGAGCAAGAGATTTGTCGTGACGAGTCAGCTGCTTTGAAGTTAAAACCCATAGCTATAGCCTCAATCCTCGTCGCTGGGGTAGCCGGCATTGCTATTCCACTCATTGGCAAACACCGTATGTTCCTCCGCACAGATGGAAGCCTTTTTGTTGCCACCAAGGCCTTTGCGGCCGGCGTAATTCTAGCCACCGGCTTCGTCCACATGCTTGCCGATGGTAACGAAGCTCTCGCGAATCCTTGCTTGCCCGAACACCCTTGGTCAAAGTTCCCATTTTCAGGCTTCTTTGCTATGATTGCTTCTTTGCTTACTTTGCTTGTGGATTTTGTGGGGACTCAGTATTATGAGAGGAAACAAGGTTTGGGTAGGGGAAATACAGGAGAGTCAGGCCGCGTCGAGTCAGTAGAGTCGGATTCAGAGTTCGGGACTGTACCGGTCCTGGAAGGAAGGGACTTGCATGCGAAGGTTTTTGGGGCAGAAGAAGGTGGAGGCATGCACATTGTTGGGATGCATGCACATGCTGCACACCATAGGCATAGTCATCCCCATGGGCAAGATGGCTGTGATTGGTTGCTGAGGAGTCGTGGACATGAAGAGGGTCATCAACAGGGGCATAGTCATGGACATGGGCATGACTTTGGAGTTGAGGATGGTGATAATGGACGGAGGCACGTTGTGGTTTCCCAG ATATTGGAGCTTGGGATTGTATCACACTCAGTTATCATCGGGCTATCACTAGGGGTATCCCAGAGTCCATGCACAGTAAGGCCTCTAATTGCAGCATTATCATTTCATCAATTCTTTGAAGGATTTGCACTTGGAGGGTGCATCTCCCAAGCTCAATTCAAGACTCTGTCTGCAGCAATCATGGCATGTTTTTTTGCCATAACAACCCCGGTTGGAATTGTCATTGGAACTGCCATTGCTTCGTCCTACAACCCTTACAGCCCGGCAGGTTTGCTTACGGAAGGCATCTTGGATTCTTTGTCCGCTGGAATTCTAGTTTATATGGCTTTAGTAGATCTAATTGCTGCTGATTTTCTGAGTAAGACGATGAGCTGCAATTTCAGACTTCAACTATTATCTTACTTGATGCTTTTCCTCGGAGCTGGTTTGATGTCTTCCCTTGCAATCTGGGCCTAA
- the LOC107958879 gene encoding GATA transcription factor 21, with the protein MTPLYDLNSPPSPFPLEDLKHHHHHHLQLFLSLPQHTASSSSAHHPTFFSSTDAAATHKPQEPKPYDLKVNNYVSHDGGGGSSDIQQAISSSSSLLESAAVDLSLSRKRKDDGDDYESVSDRNNGSSVELKWMSSKMRLTKKMMMNSNCSGPPPLPHNKAAVNDSKYQYPIQDSDEKNYFSKTNNTIRVCSDCNTTTTPLWRSGPRGPKSLCNACGIRQRKARRALEAAAANGETVAASMKIRVHHNKKEIKKSRTVGQYKKELKSKSGNTCLHHHQKKRKLCFKEITLSLSKNSGLQRVFPQDVEDAAILLMELSCGLFC; encoded by the exons ATGACACCGCTCTATGATCTCAACTCACCACCCTCTCCCTTTCCCCTAGAGGATCTAaaacaccaccaccaccaccatcttCAGCTTTTTCTGTCACTCCCCCAACATACTGCTTCTTCTTCATCTGCTCATCATCCTACTTTCTTTAGCAGTACTGATGCTGCTGCCACTCATAAACCTCAAGAACCAAAACCCTATGATCTCAAG GTCAATAATTACGTGAGTCATGATGGAGGAGGTGGATCAAGCGATATTCAACAGGCGATAAGCTCATCGTCATCATTACTTGAGTCTGCTGCGGTGGATTTATCCTtaagtagaaaaagaaaagatgatggagATGATTATGAGAGTGTAAGTGATCGTAATAATGGATCATCAGTGGAACTGAAATGGATGTCTTCTAAGATGAGATTAACGAAAAAGATGATGATGAACTCCAATTGCAGTGGTCCTCCTCCATTACCACATAATAAAGCAGCAGTGAATGACAGTAAATATCAATATCCGATTCAGGATAgcgatgaaaaaaattatttcagtaaaaCTAATAACACCATTAGAGTCTGCTCCGACTGCAACACAACCACGACGCCTCTTTGGAGAAGTGGGCCTCGAGGTCCCAAG TCTCTTTGCAATGCTTGTGGGATTCGGCAAAGGAAGGCAAGACGAGCCCTGGAAGCAGCGGCGGCAAATGGAGAGACTGTTGCAGCATCGATGAAGATTAGGGTACACCACAACAAGAAGGAAATAAAGAAATCACGTACTGTTGGACAATATAAGAAAGAGTTGAAGAGTAAATCAGGCAATACCTGTCTTCATCATCATCAGAAGAAGAGGAAGCTTTGTTTTAAGGAAATTACTCTAAGTTTGAGCAAGAATTCAGGTTTGCAGCGTGTGTTTCCTCAAGATGTGGAAGACGCTGCAATCCTCCTAATGGAGCTATCTTGTGGCCTTTTttgttag